A genome region from Vulpes lagopus strain Blue_001 chromosome 7, ASM1834538v1, whole genome shotgun sequence includes the following:
- the CREB3L3 gene encoding cyclic AMP-responsive element-binding protein 3-like protein 3 → MFGKRHKPRPPQNIAQRGFERSILSCCAHTYTRGRQLLWARCLGLQPSVALKSRERSEQSPGAWCHSHSGGRPDRARWPGLLNGDLAAGKMASSAGPLDPIGSLELLDLLFDQQDGILRHVELGEDWDHVGDQVLPGPDSDDFLNSILAPGDSVPSSPIWSPAASDSGISEDLPSDPQDTPPRSAAANTLAGCLALESGKGLCASYHPGPPCLAGGPGPATRALEASVAIDLEMWSSGPGSEELGELAGPPPCCSLTVKDLLLSGSGADLQQHHLAAPHLLRPGPEQCQELVLTEDEKKLLAKEGITLPTQLPLTKYEERVLKKIRRKIRNKQSAQESRKKKKEYIDGLETRMSACTAQNQELQRKVLHLEKQNLSLLEQLKKLQAIVVQSTSKSAQTGTCLAVLLFSFALIVLPSISPFVANKAEHAGDYAPVRVFSRTLHNDAASRVAPDAIPGSEAPGPRPKGGTPQEGSPDSPMADWESRGTSALDNWTKGLDNSTPISDNSTLTLRNSTLIPDNTTLVPDNATLILGNDSEKLNPPATLLGWTAPEPALSSGRVGLEAAGEEL, encoded by the exons ATGTTTGGGAAGCGCCACAAGCCCCGGCCGCCCCAGAACATAGCACAGCGCGGCTTTGAGCGGAGCATCCTCTCGTGCTGTGCTCACACTTACACGCGGGGGCGGCAGCTACTGTGGGCACGCTGCCTTGGATTGCAGCCCAGCGTTGCCTTGAAG AGCCGGGAGAGGAGCGAGCAGAGCCCTGGGGCCTGGTGTCACAGCCACTCGGGAGGGCGCCCGGACAGAGCCCGCTGGCCTGGCCTCTTGAATGGGGATTTAGCAGCTGGAAAG atgGCTTCCTCCGCTGGTCCCCTGGACCCCATTGGCAGCCTGGAGCTCCTAGATCTCCTGTTTGATCAGCAGGACGGCATCCTGAGGCATGTGGAGCTGGGTGAGGACTGGGACCACGTCGGGGACCAG GTCCTGCCAGGCCCGGACTCTGACGATTTCCTAAACTCCATCCTGGCTCCTGGAGACTCGGTCCCCAGCTCTCCGATCTGGTCCCCTGCAGCAAGTGACAGCGGCATCTCCGAAGACCTGCCCTCCGACCCCCAGGACACCCCTCCCCGCAGTGCGGCCGCCAACACCCTCGCCGGCTGCCTCGCCCTGGAGTCTGGCAAGGGGCTCTGTGCCTCCTACCACCCCGGACCCCCTTGCCTTGCCGGTGGCCCCGGACCAGCGACCCGAGCCCTGGAGGCCTCTGTGGCCATAGACTTGG AAATGTGGAGCTCAGGCCCCGGTTCTGAGGAGCTGGGGGAGCTTGCAGGCCCGCCTCCGTGCTGCAGCCTCACGGTGAAAGACCTCCTCCTCTCCGGCAGCGGCGCGGACCTG CAACAGCATCACCTGGCAGCCCCCCACCTGTTGCGACCTGGGCCCGAGCAGTGCCAGGAGCTGGTGCTGACAGAGGACGAGAAGAAGCTTCTGGCCAAAGAAGGCATCACCCtgcccacccagctgcccctcaccAAG TACGAGGAGCGAGTGCTGAAAAAAATCCGCCGGAAAATCAGAAACAAGCAGTCGGCCCAAGAAAGCcggaaaaagaagaaggaatataTTGATGGCCTGGAAACTCG GATGTCGGCCTGCACTGCCCAGAACCAGGAGCTTCAGAGGAAAGTCTTGCATCTCGAGAAGCAGAACCT GTCCCTCCTGGAGCAGCTGAAGAAACTCCAGGCCATTGTGGTCCAGTCCACCAGCAAGTCAGCCCAGACGGGCACCTGCCTAGCG GTCCTGCTGTTCTCCTTTGCCCTCATCGTCCTGCCCTCCATTAGCCCTTTCGTCGCCAACAAAGCCGAGCACGCCGGAGACTACGCACCTGTTCGAG TTTTCTCCAGAACTTTGCACAACGACGCTGCATCTCGTGTGGCCCCCGATGCCATACCCGGCTCCGAGGCCCCAGGACCACGGCCCAAGGGTGGCACACCCCAGGAAGGGTCTCCCGACAGCCCCATGGCGGACTGGGAATCTCGAGGCACGTCGGCTCTGGACAACTGGACAAAGGGGCTGGACAACTCGACCCCGATCTCGGACAACTCGACGCTCACCCTGCGCAACTCGACACTCATCCCGGACAACACAACTCTCGTCCCAGACAATGCGACACTCATCCTGGGCAACGACTCGGAGAAGCTGAACCCGCCAGCCACCTTGCTGGGCTGGACTGCGCCTGAGCCAGCGCTCAGCTCTGGGCGGGTGGGATTGGAGGCAGCGGGGGAGGAGCTGTGA